Genomic window (Aricia agestis chromosome 7, ilAriAges1.1, whole genome shotgun sequence):
taaaaatcaataaaatattcaaaacaaacattttggtCCTCTCGATGTACCagaaatagtttaaaataacACACGCATCGATCCTAAACCGTCGACGTCGAGCACAATGCCGCTACGTGCCGGGAATGTCACGCGGACCGAAATAATACATGTCGAGTGCGGCGGCAgcgcggggcggggcggcgggGAGCGCGGTCAGTGCAGCggcgcgtcgcgttgcgtcaCTGCACCGGACCGCCGGGGCATTGCACCGTGCTCCCGAGCCGAGCCGAGCCGCTAGCGCCGTCCCGCTCGCTCTAGAACCACGTGAGATCGATCACTGCGATTCAACAGCTGATTGTCATTACCATAAACTCGATAGTGCAGCTGACTGTATGCGCTCGCTCATAGATTCTCTTTTCGTTTCAGTGGTGTGGCGGTGCTGAGTCCGCCAGAAAGTGGAGGCTGCAGCGGTAGCGACATCACGGAGCCCCGCTCCCCCCGTAGCCCGGAGTCCGCTTGCAGTACGAGCGAGGAGAGCGCGAACGCGCGCATGCCGCCTTGGGCGAACGAGCCGGCGCCGCCGGGACCGCGACGCCTTGCGGTCCAACCCGCGCCCGTCCGCCGGCCCAACCCGCCCGCGCATCGACGCATCACCGAgtacttcaaccataaaatgAAGCCGCAGAACGGCCTCAAGCGCGACTCCGCTGCTATCAACCACGATGACACCAAAAAGAAGTGCCTCCCGAGGAACGGTGTTACGAACGACTTGGAGAAGTATATTTCGTATTTATCGCAGACGCTCAGCCCCAAAGTGTTGCTAGATGTCGAGAAGCAAAAGGAGGCGGGGAGGTATCCCGCCAATCCGACGGCTCCCGGCGGCTTGGAGAGCTTGAAAGCGCGAGATCAGTATAAAACTGGGGCCGTCAATGCCAAGGGCTTCAATGATGCGACCAGGCCTAAGGAAAGCAATGAAATGCACAGTATGAACGGCTTCGTCGAAATCCGGCACGGTACCGACCCAGTTAGCAAAGTCAAAATGAACGGTGCCTATCTAAACGGGTTGATtgaaaacaataaacaaatgtCTTCGACAAAAATAACTAAAGACCCATccgccaatttgtcgataagcACGATCAAACCTTCCACGAGCGTGAGCAATACGAAGGTTCCTATTCCCGCTACCACTGAAATGGTCGGGATGCGACTGGCTCCGTCGGCTGGAATATCTAAATCGccgaaaaaaaatagtaaatgtgACAATCAGAGAATAAACGGAGTAGTCACCTCGACGACGAAATTAGACAGTAGAATGAACGGTGTGACCTGCGGGTCTAACAATTTAAGTTTAAACTCGTTAAATAAAATTGCATCCACTAAAAAGGAGGCACCCAAGAAAAGTTTACCGTCTCTTAAGAAAACGAATCGCAGATCGTCGGCATGTATTGCTAATAGTAAAAATTTAACTTGGTCGAAGGCGAATAATCTTAAGCAACAGGTGCAACtgcaaaaacaaaattgtatgAATACAGCGCCTAATGCAACAATAAAGCCAGTCGTTACTGAGGCTAGTTCGACTCCAAAAATGAATTTACCCAATGGTATCCGACAAGTATCTATGACTGTTAATGGTAATCTTAGCAACATGAACGTCCCAGTAACGAACTTTCAAAACTGCCATCAGTTGAATATCCCGCAGCCACAGTGCAACGGTGCAAATGGGGTGACGTCGACCAATTTACAATCTTTTGTTGCAGTACCCCAAAATGTAATGTTGACGACATTAAGAATACCACAAAACGGACTACCCGCACATACTTTGAGCCAGCAAGGTGTGGCGGGCTTCAATCGACCTAACGTCAACGTTAACAGTCCCTCAAAATTGAACGGCCAAATAGTTTTTCCTTTTATGCAAAATCTAAACGGCAGTATAGTACAAATACCTAACATGATGGCTAAAGTGCCGAGCTTCGTTTTACCGCAGTCTCCACAAATGGCGACGCAGCGACAGGACCATCTACAAAATCAACAAGCtgcacaatttgtttttaatgGGACGCTGTTAAAACTCGCGAGCACCATTCCGGCTGCGTATCAGAACACCAATAAACAGGGACCTGTTACGAGTCAGCCTATTCcgataataaacaaaaatgttcCTGGGATACAAGCGATGGGCGTGACGGTTCAGCCTAAAACCAATTTTACTGTCAACTTTAGCCATCCGGTACCTCATCTTGTACCTCAACCTGGATTTATCGTTACTTCTGTGCCAAATATGAACGTTAAAGAAACGTGGAGCTATACAGGTAATAACACTGTAACGTCATCGCAGTCTTCCTGTTCCAACCAGATAGTGCATCAACCGACGCCTATCGTGACGAACTTTACCACGCCAAATCTTCACTCGAGTAGTATTCCCATCGCCCCTGTCAAACCTCCCGACAATCCTATACAAGGTACAGAACCACCTAGTAGTACAGTTAAAGAGCCAGAAATGAGTGATATTGTTAATCAAAAGTGTGATATTCCTTGGCTGTCTAAaacagttaataataattttgttccaTTAGATAATAAAATGTCCGCGAGGAATTTTTCGCAAATTAGTAACTACGCAGAAAAGATGGACAAAATTGAAAGTAAAGTTGTAAGTAAAGAAATCGACAAAGAGAAAAGCGACGTTCCGCGAAGAAAGAGTGTTTGTAAAGAAAACGTGAAAATAGACGAATTTAGTAGTGGCGAGGATGCAATATTTACACAAATAACTGTAATGAAAGACGTGTCTTCGAGTGTTCAAAGTACAATGATAGAAGCCAATTATCTTTGTACCGCCACAGAGTCTTCCGAATCAGGAATAGGAACAGACAAGAGTATAGATTCTCCTAGCGACTCGCAAGGAAGTAAAGAGTGCGATGAAGATTCGTCACTGTCATTGAGTATTAGCTTGAGTTCGGTGGAGGCACAGATCAGCCAGAAAAGTCCTATTTTGAAACAACCCAAAACCATTAGATTTCCACCGAAAAGTGCCACAAAACCAGAAAGTGCAAAAAGGACGCCAAGTGCCGATATATCGATAGTTTTGTGTTTGTGGGAAAACTGCAAGAAGATCTTTGATAGTGACATGGATCTACTAGATCATCTGCAGGTACGTAAAATTCATCTATTCAATActacatttttaacattttttttttgcataattcCTGAAACTGTTTATTTTATCGGTTTTTACTTAATGCAAATATTTCCAAACTTCCGATGGTCCAGATAAGTTGCAATATCagatgaatattattttatttgttttaataatttattaactcGTTTCAGTCTATTCATGTGGAGTCGCAAGCGGGGAAGGAGAACTACGTGTGCAATTGGGTTGGCTGCAAGGTCCGCGGCAAGCCCTCCTGCTCGCGCCTTTGGCTGGAGAGGCACGCGCTCTCACACGGGGGCAACAAGCCCTTCCGTTGCATCGTCGAAGGCTGCGATCGGAGGTTCTCCACTCAGGTACAATTACGTTCCTAAGCTTTGCTCCCGCTCCTATACTCCAAGATCCTATAGTAGTAAATCCTTTAAGCAACTTTTACTTCTGACAGTCCTGGTATTTTCTTTATCAGTTGCCCCATCTTATTCCTTTTAATAAGTTTCTCAAACCTTTTTATTCCTTGTGGTAATTTTCACATTGCTTATTTGTTAATTTTCTCTACCAATAATTTTCCCATTTGAATGTCCATCTTTCTTCGTCCGAACTTAATCATATCATGTATACGTTAAAAAGGACTaactgaaaaaaaatcataaggaAGAACTCTTATCGATTCGTCATTAATGTTATCAATATTGTCGTTAGTTGATTCATGTCTTCAACCATGTGTATCatcagtaattttatttattgatactaaaaaaaagtttgctgtcttcgaagtaattaaaaatttatcctgtcttgattaaattattattcataggaTACTTGGTAATAGTTTAAGAATTGtatgcttatattatatttttggatGACATTTGGGATGACATCTCAATATTTTTGAGTCACTTAAATGTTGTAGTATAATATTTAAGCTTATgaaacatattataacaatatgaaACAAATTAAATCCTGCTTACTTCTCTAAAAACTAATCACTTTTCTTCGTGTCTCCGCTAAAATTTCTGTGTGTAGTTAAAAATTGACTTAAGTGAAATGgacttaatttttgtatggactAATATTTTACTATCGCTATATACAAAACGGTGTCCACGCGCCACGCGGTAACCAGTCACCATCAAGTGGCCCGCATGCTTCGTATAAACTCTCTGTGAGTTTAAATCCATTGGACCCTTGTTGTGCCGTTTCATCGTCGTCATGAAATAGTTATTCAATAAATTCTGTAATGGACTCTACTAACACTTCTTCGTTAGATATAATTATGGACTCTAAGTGCTGCCTGACTTTTATGTTCTATCTCTTATCTTCGACTGAATTCAAATGGTGTATCATCTTCTTCGAAATGTTCGTCAATTTGAACATAAACTTGTGTCTCTGTTTTCTGTCCCTAGGATCCAGAGGATGTTGCTATCTATCGAGTGCTACTACagtgtttaatttttgtttctcaCAGAAATTTATTGCACATCGAACTACGAatgcaataaattttatttgtttattttctacACCACTTCAGCTTATGGAAGGGTGGGGTGACAGGACGAAATCAAGTATAGTTGTAGAAATAAGAAAAAGTACATTAAGAAGTGTAGTTATAAGAAAGGTAGCACGTTTCAGAGCAATCTGAATCTAGTTATTTTAGGCTCAGTAGTCGGTGTCGTATTTGGGAAAAGACGAccaaaaaatttgttatttcaTCTGACACTTGACTAGAAGCATCGTTACGTATGCACTATGCAGCAAAGGTAATTCCTGTACCTCAATTACAGGATAAtctaagtactaaaaacaaattcaAGCCATCTCTGATGCATACTGTTGACGGCGATTTTGTCTTCTAGCTGTGGCACTCTGCTCATTAACTGGACGAATGTTACAGATATTGCTCGAGCGGCATGTCAACAACCACTTTTCGGAAACGTCGTCCAACTCTGGCAGTAGCAAGAAGTCCACGGAGAGCGGATCGAAGCTGATACGTCGGAATGGGAAGAAGCTCCGGTATAGACGGCAGCCGTGGTCTGGTGAGTGTTTTTGTATATGGGGACTGTAGACTACCATCAGGAACTAAAATGTGTGATGAAACGAACGGCATTGCTTAACAGCAAGTGTAGTAGGTGATCGTTATCACCTACTTATAGGACGTTAATGGATTCGCGGAGTTTTGGTCAACGAGACatttgtaagtatattaatgaAAACActccaaaaattaaaaccagGAATCTCAATAAGTAGTTGATGGATCTGTATGATCTGTGGTCAATAAAACTTGATTGATTCCAGTAAAAAGTACCTAGCTAGTAGCTACCCTTTAGCCTTTAGTTTCTGAGTTATATTCTCTAGCTTTTTTTAGCCTTTAGTTACTGAGTTATATTCTCTAGCTTTTTTGATTGACTAAcattttgacgttagccaatcagcTTTTTCGTTCGTTATTGAAATTCGCTAGTGAATACTAACCATTCAACAGCGCTGTTGAAATATGAACTCCTCCAAAAAACCCTTAGGAACCGGGCATTAATTTAACATTTGTGTATTCCAGCGCGCATGTTCGACTTCTTCGACGCGGGTACCATGGAGGGTCTGGCGTACCGGCTGCTGCGAGCGACGCGGTGGCGGCTCGGCGGCGCGTGCCCTCTGCGGGAGCCGCCCGGCGCTCACACGCTCACGCTGACGGCCACAGTCGCGGCCACACGCTACAACGCCGCCGCGAGACGAAGAGAGGCGCTGCTCACGTACTCGCCGCCGCATGTGTGAGTAGCACCATCGTAGCATTAGCACCAGCGACGTTATTGAGGGGGGGGATCGACTTTTGGCCGTACACTCGGAAGTGTTGAATTTCTGACCCGAATTAATAAACCGCTTTTACCGCTTAGGTTATGCTCAAGATTGTTCTTCGCTAAAATGCACTCAACTGTGCTGTCGAACTCAGACCGTAAGTTAAGTGCTACGCACTCTTGATAtcagacttagggcctgtttcaccacttcctca
Coding sequences:
- the LOC121729124 gene encoding uncharacterized protein LOC121729124 isoform X1; the encoded protein is MADGSSEDRAGPFQTNELTFSALDPSHGDIKKCYGGTSDSGEVKLSFYTEQETSESCEKSETRSGTEDRSEASASNSPKSSTSRAEDGDDRKRRCFDRYDSSESSDSGVAVLSPPESGGCSGSDITEPRSPRSPESACSTSEESANARMPPWANEPAPPGPRRLAVQPAPVRRPNPPAHRRITEYFNHKMKPQNGLKRDSAAINHDDTKKKCLPRNGVTNDLEKYISYLSQTLSPKVLLDVEKQKEAGRYPANPTAPGGLESLKARDQYKTGAVNAKGFNDATRPKESNEMHSMNGFVEIRHGTDPVSKVKMNGAYLNGLIENNKQMSSTKITKDPSANLSISTIKPSTSVSNTKVPIPATTEMVGMRLAPSAGISKSPKKNSKCDNQRINGVVTSTTKLDSRMNGVTCGSNNLSLNSLNKIASTKKEAPKKSLPSLKKTNRRSSACIANSKNLTWSKANNLKQQVQLQKQNCMNTAPNATIKPVVTEASSTPKMNLPNGIRQVSMTVNGNLSNMNVPVTNFQNCHQLNIPQPQCNGANGVTSTNLQSFVAVPQNVMLTTLRIPQNGLPAHTLSQQGVAGFNRPNVNVNSPSKLNGQIVFPFMQNLNGSIVQIPNMMAKVPSFVLPQSPQMATQRQDHLQNQQAAQFVFNGTLLKLASTIPAAYQNTNKQGPVTSQPIPIINKNVPGIQAMGVTVQPKTNFTVNFSHPVPHLVPQPGFIVTSVPNMNVKETWSYTGNNTVTSSQSSCSNQIVHQPTPIVTNFTTPNLHSSSIPIAPVKPPDNPIQGTEPPSSTVKEPEMSDIVNQKCDIPWLSKTVNNNFVPLDNKMSARNFSQISNYAEKMDKIESKVVSKEIDKEKSDVPRRKSVCKENVKIDEFSSGEDAIFTQITVMKDVSSSVQSTMIEANYLCTATESSESGIGTDKSIDSPSDSQGSKECDEDSSLSLSISLSSVEAQISQKSPILKQPKTIRFPPKSATKPESAKRTPSADISIVLCLWENCKKIFDSDMDLLDHLQSIHVESQAGKENYVCNWVGCKVRGKPSCSRLWLERHALSHGGNKPFRCIVEGCDRRFSTQILLERHVNNHFSETSSNSGSSKKSTESGSKLIRRNGKKLRYRRQPWSARMFDFFDAGTMEGLAYRLLRATRWRLGGACPLREPPGAHTLTLTATVAATRYNAAARRREALLTYSPPHVLDDEWVPEGEVRRFRRVEMASLPANTKVRLYEQFSQSYRKPPTPRPRRDCDEPCPLQPPPHPQPVPQSPQLQQTAPQLLQSIPQLPQAGPQAPQLQQPAVSGAAKRKMGRRYGGNSFWPCGR
- the LOC121729124 gene encoding zinc finger protein jing homolog isoform X2; amino-acid sequence: MLRHRPSGVAVLSPPESGGCSGSDITEPRSPRSPESACSTSEESANARMPPWANEPAPPGPRRLAVQPAPVRRPNPPAHRRITEYFNHKMKPQNGLKRDSAAINHDDTKKKCLPRNGVTNDLEKYISYLSQTLSPKVLLDVEKQKEAGRYPANPTAPGGLESLKARDQYKTGAVNAKGFNDATRPKESNEMHSMNGFVEIRHGTDPVSKVKMNGAYLNGLIENNKQMSSTKITKDPSANLSISTIKPSTSVSNTKVPIPATTEMVGMRLAPSAGISKSPKKNSKCDNQRINGVVTSTTKLDSRMNGVTCGSNNLSLNSLNKIASTKKEAPKKSLPSLKKTNRRSSACIANSKNLTWSKANNLKQQVQLQKQNCMNTAPNATIKPVVTEASSTPKMNLPNGIRQVSMTVNGNLSNMNVPVTNFQNCHQLNIPQPQCNGANGVTSTNLQSFVAVPQNVMLTTLRIPQNGLPAHTLSQQGVAGFNRPNVNVNSPSKLNGQIVFPFMQNLNGSIVQIPNMMAKVPSFVLPQSPQMATQRQDHLQNQQAAQFVFNGTLLKLASTIPAAYQNTNKQGPVTSQPIPIINKNVPGIQAMGVTVQPKTNFTVNFSHPVPHLVPQPGFIVTSVPNMNVKETWSYTGNNTVTSSQSSCSNQIVHQPTPIVTNFTTPNLHSSSIPIAPVKPPDNPIQGTEPPSSTVKEPEMSDIVNQKCDIPWLSKTVNNNFVPLDNKMSARNFSQISNYAEKMDKIESKVVSKEIDKEKSDVPRRKSVCKENVKIDEFSSGEDAIFTQITVMKDVSSSVQSTMIEANYLCTATESSESGIGTDKSIDSPSDSQGSKECDEDSSLSLSISLSSVEAQISQKSPILKQPKTIRFPPKSATKPESAKRTPSADISIVLCLWENCKKIFDSDMDLLDHLQSIHVESQAGKENYVCNWVGCKVRGKPSCSRLWLERHALSHGGNKPFRCIVEGCDRRFSTQILLERHVNNHFSETSSNSGSSKKSTESGSKLIRRNGKKLRYRRQPWSARMFDFFDAGTMEGLAYRLLRATRWRLGGACPLREPPGAHTLTLTATVAATRYNAAARRREALLTYSPPHVLDDEWVPEGEVRRFRRVEMASLPANTKVRLYEQFSQSYRKPPTPRPRRDCDEPCPLQPPPHPQPVPQSPQLQQTAPQLLQSIPQLPQAGPQAPQLQQPAVSGAAKRKMGRRYGGNSFWPCGR
- the LOC121729124 gene encoding zinc finger protein jing homolog isoform X3, with translation MPPWANEPAPPGPRRLAVQPAPVRRPNPPAHRRITEYFNHKMKPQNGLKRDSAAINHDDTKKKCLPRNGVTNDLEKYISYLSQTLSPKVLLDVEKQKEAGRYPANPTAPGGLESLKARDQYKTGAVNAKGFNDATRPKESNEMHSMNGFVEIRHGTDPVSKVKMNGAYLNGLIENNKQMSSTKITKDPSANLSISTIKPSTSVSNTKVPIPATTEMVGMRLAPSAGISKSPKKNSKCDNQRINGVVTSTTKLDSRMNGVTCGSNNLSLNSLNKIASTKKEAPKKSLPSLKKTNRRSSACIANSKNLTWSKANNLKQQVQLQKQNCMNTAPNATIKPVVTEASSTPKMNLPNGIRQVSMTVNGNLSNMNVPVTNFQNCHQLNIPQPQCNGANGVTSTNLQSFVAVPQNVMLTTLRIPQNGLPAHTLSQQGVAGFNRPNVNVNSPSKLNGQIVFPFMQNLNGSIVQIPNMMAKVPSFVLPQSPQMATQRQDHLQNQQAAQFVFNGTLLKLASTIPAAYQNTNKQGPVTSQPIPIINKNVPGIQAMGVTVQPKTNFTVNFSHPVPHLVPQPGFIVTSVPNMNVKETWSYTGNNTVTSSQSSCSNQIVHQPTPIVTNFTTPNLHSSSIPIAPVKPPDNPIQGTEPPSSTVKEPEMSDIVNQKCDIPWLSKTVNNNFVPLDNKMSARNFSQISNYAEKMDKIESKVVSKEIDKEKSDVPRRKSVCKENVKIDEFSSGEDAIFTQITVMKDVSSSVQSTMIEANYLCTATESSESGIGTDKSIDSPSDSQGSKECDEDSSLSLSISLSSVEAQISQKSPILKQPKTIRFPPKSATKPESAKRTPSADISIVLCLWENCKKIFDSDMDLLDHLQSIHVESQAGKENYVCNWVGCKVRGKPSCSRLWLERHALSHGGNKPFRCIVEGCDRRFSTQILLERHVNNHFSETSSNSGSSKKSTESGSKLIRRNGKKLRYRRQPWSARMFDFFDAGTMEGLAYRLLRATRWRLGGACPLREPPGAHTLTLTATVAATRYNAAARRREALLTYSPPHVLDDEWVPEGEVRRFRRVEMASLPANTKVRLYEQFSQSYRKPPTPRPRRDCDEPCPLQPPPHPQPVPQSPQLQQTAPQLLQSIPQLPQAGPQAPQLQQPAVSGAAKRKMGRRYGGNSFWPCGR